A genomic stretch from Fusarium musae strain F31 chromosome 9, whole genome shotgun sequence includes:
- a CDS encoding hypothetical protein (EggNog:ENOG41), translating into MTSQAHIGALSRLPLGLRGGIESVARGRHNISWPLLNLDLLRNILLFLFVWRWGRRAFWQLRGRGIVGSVVELYVNIRRILYGYFLRAPGVRNKVQQQVQESLVKLSDKLVPKDQIRYLSLPKDGLPIDTVRAELENLANMDHTRWEDGYVSGAVYHGEDELMQLQTEAFGKFTVANPIHPDVFPGVRKMEAEVVSMVLSIFHAPPGAAGASTSGGTDSILSACLAARQQAYNERGITEPEMILPDTGHTAFRKAAQYFGYKIHLVACPAPEYQVDVKAVSRLINPNTVMLVGSAPNFPHGIMDDIVALSKLAQRKKLWLHVDCCLGSFLVPFLERAGFESQLFDFRLKGVSSISCDTHKYGFAPKGNSTVLYRTAELRKYQYFVCPDWSGGVYASPGIAGSRPGALIAGCWASLMTIGEAGYIDACTKIVGTAKKIAEAIQSSPLSGELELIGRPLVSVVAFTSRNLNIYDIADAMSAKGWHLNSLQDPPAIHVAVTLPISKVWENLIADLEAVVEEEREKERVRLVEGKGAHGKAMGDSSALYGVAGSLPNKGVVVDLASGFLDILYKA; encoded by the exons AtgacttctcaagctcacaTTGGGGCCCTGTCCCGTCTTCCCCTGGGTTTGCGTGGTGGTATTGAGAGTGTTGCCCGTGGAAGACACAATATTTCTTGGCCTTTACTGAACCTCGATCT ATTACGCAATATTCTCTTGTTCCTCTTTGTCTGGCGATGGGGTCGTCGCGCATTCTGGCAGCTCCGAGGTCGCGGAATCGTCGGTTCCGTTGTCGAGCTCTACGTCAACATTCGTCGCATTCTTTACGGTTACTTCCTCCGAGCTCCAGGCGTGCGAAACAAGGTTCAGCAGCAGGTCCAGGAATCTCTGGTCAAGCTATCCGACAAGCTAGTTCCCAAAGACCAGATTCGCTACCTCTCCTTGCCAAAAGATGGCCTCCCTATCGATACCGTTCGcgctgagcttgagaaccTCGCCAACATGGATCACACCCGCTGGGAGGATGGATATGTCTCTGGCGCTGTCTATCACGGAGAGGATGAGCTGATGCAGCTCCAGACTGAGGCTTTTGGCAAGTTCACTGTTGCCAATCCCATCCATCCTGATGTCTTCCCTGGTGTGCGCAAGATGGAGGCCGAGGTTGTGAGCATGGTCCTGAGCATCTTCCATGCTCCTCCTGGTGCTGCGGGTGCTTCTACCAGTGGAGGAACTGACAGTATTCTTTCTGCTTGTCTGGCTGCTCGCCAACAAGCCTACAACGAACGTGGAATTACAGAGCCTGAGAT GATTCTTCCCGATACTGGCCACACTGCCTTCCGCAAGGCTGCTCAGTACTTCGGTTACAAGATTCACCTCGTCGCTTGCCCTGCTCCTGAATACCAGGTCGATGTCAAGGCTGTTTCGCGTCTGATTAACCCCAACACTGTTATGCTTGTCGGCTCAGCACCCAATTTTCCCCACGGTATTATGGATGACATTGTTGCTCTGTCCAAGCTTGCTCAGCGAAAGAAGCTCTGGCTCCACGTCGACTGCTGTCTCGGTTCCTTCTTGGTTCCCTTCCTTGAACGCGCCGGTTTCGAATCTCAGCTCTTTGATTTCAGACTCAAGGGTGTTAGCAGTATCAGCTGTGACACTCACAAGTATGGTTTCGCTCCCAAGGGTAACTCGACTGTCCTGTACCGCACCGCCGAGCTTCGAAAGTACCAGTACTTTGTTTGCCCTGATTGGTCTGGCGGTGTCTACGCTTCTCCCGGTATTGCTGGTTCTCGTCCCGGTGCTCTCATCGCTGGTTGCTGGGCTAGTTTGATGACTATCGGTGAGGCCGGATACATTGACGCTTGCACCAAGATCGTGGGAACCGCCAAGAAGATCGCCGAGGCCATTCAGTCTTCGCCATTGAGCGGCGAGCTTGAGCTTATCGGCAGACCTCTTGTTTCGGTCGTTGCCTTTACATCCCGCAACCTGAACATCTACGATATTGCTGATGCTATGAGTGCCAAGGGATGGCACCTCAACTCTCTTCAGGACCCTCCTGCTATCCACGTTGCCGTTACCCTGCCCATCTCGAAGGTCTGGGAGAACCTCATCGCTGACCTTGAGGCTGTTGTCGAAGAGGAGCGTGAGAAGGAGCGTGTTCGTCTTGTTGAAGGCAAGGGTGCCCATGGCAAGGCTATGGGTGATTCCTCAGCCCTGTACGGTGTTGCTGGCTCACTGCCCAACaaaggtgttgttgttgatctggCGAGTGGATTCTTAGATATCTTGTACAAGGCGTAA
- a CDS encoding hypothetical protein (EggNog:ENOG41) gives MLSAEPSSTPITALAMDGGHVDGLHKGKTESIQIPHVKTTEKDDESIASGSTDSQSQLKKRLSADMSKEQVEDLVRKLTIDEMKTRWFDEIFEKVKSELVEEHSPADTPSSSEPSSPRSHPAKPASHESVPREPVREEPKKQESASSSFDSKNKSHSNPSSSRSSLGSPTTSYISDSASSRASNRPSSPPKPAIKESSPPAPKSRPCVRFSKAPIILNEGPEPRHPEPRPTSRSVPPPEPVKQGPALSAVDLKWGTLFDDKGEPTKRLGQVLRGIANYLITEYSPHNSLVVTPEKLNAFYLEYKLDTETFPFQQIFDCGPHGALDNLETLYQHLRCENHLIQRRPGGMPHIPSLTPAGFERWMTCQLRAFPDQEAKRLNHIMTDLPITADGVLVDDKPERLPKQISRHLLPATRHRETHDLVVDAIAGWIKHTEENESDYRRTSSEDVYKIKEKSGRYRPDDYREREKYRRGSKDNHRQSPLSSSGRFVSRVGSDSTIRPSKETPVSSGSSHRARSPVSNRYRHSASAIDSSSHAVDAYDIPSPSHRNSHPTSSSRRSRDKEYRYSSSPKSKSPIEATPRTLPRRDADRRSSLIFEETGKDPSGMTYDEYLRMNQRPMRNAVVDDGGHYRTTY, from the exons ATGCTTTCTGCTGAACCATCGTCGACTCCGATCACCGCCTTGGCTATGGATGGTGGGCATGTTGATGGGTTGCACAAGGGGAAGACGGAGAGTATTCAAATACCTCATGTCAAGACCACTGAGAAGGACGATGAGTCTATTGCTTCCGGCTCAACCGACTCTCAGTCccagctcaagaagagaCTCAGTGCAGATATGTCGAAAGAACAAGTTGAAGATCTGGTGCGCAAGTTGACcatcgatgagatgaagacaaGATGGTTTGACGAGATCTTTGAAAAAGTCAAGTCTGAGC TGGTTGAGGAGCACTCACCAGCAGATACGCCTTCATCCTCAGAACCTTCAAGCCCCAGATCACACCCTGCCAAGCCTGCTTCTCACGAATCTGTCCCCCGAGAGCCTGTTCGCGAAGAGCCAAAGAAGCAGGAATCAGCGTCTTCGTCCTTCGACTCCAAGAACAAGTCTCACAGCAATCCTTCTTCCAGCCGCAGCTCCCTCGGTAGTCCTACCACGTCTTACATCTCCGACTCTGCCTCTTCCCGTGCCTCCAATCGTCCTTCTTCACCCCCAAAACCAGCTATCAAAGAGTCCTCACCGCCTGCTCCAAAGTCTCGGCCATGCGTACGATTCTCCAAAGCTCCGATCATTTTGAATGAAGGCCCCGAGCCTCGACACCCTGAACCGCGGCCAACATCACGATCTGTGCCGCCTCCAGAACCGGTGAAACAGGGCCCAGCACTATCAGCTGTTGACCTGAAATGGGGTACACTTTTCGATGACAAGGGTGAGCCTACCAAGAGACTTGGTCAGGTTCTTCGAGGAATCGCCAACTATTTG ATCACTGAATACAGCCCTCACAACTCACTCGTCGTCACTCCGGAGAAGCTCAATGCTTTCTATCTCGAATACAAGCTTGACACAGAGACATTCCCCTTTCAGC AAATCTTTGACTGTGGACCACACGGAGCTCTTGATAATCTAGAAACACTGTATCAACACCTCCGATGTGAGAACCACCTGATCCAAAGACGCCCCGGAGGCATGCCACATATCCCATCCCTTACGCCCGCTGGTTTCGAGCGTTGGATGACATGTCAGCTTCGTGCATTCCCCGATCAAGAAGCCAAGCGTCTTAACCACATCATGACCGATCTTCCCATCACAGCTGATGGTGTTCTCGTCGATGACAAGCCCGAGCGCTTGCCGAAGCAGATCTCTCgacatcttcttccagcgACTCGGCATCGAGAGACACATGATCTTGTGGTTGATGCTATTGCGGGGTGGATCAAACATACTGAGGAGAATGAGTCTGATTACAGACGGACCTCTTCTGAAGATGTttacaagatcaaggagaagtcGGGACGGTATAGACCTGATGACTACCGAGAGCGTGAGAAGTATCGACGCGGATCGAAGGATAACCACAGACAATCGCCTTTATCCTCCTCCGGCCGTTTCGTCTCCCGTGTCGGTTCAGACAGCACCATCCGCCCCTCAAAGGAAACTCCTGTATCTTCAGGCTCAAGCCACAGAGCCAGAAGCCCTGTATCCAACCGGTATCGCCACTCAGCATCTGCCATAGACAGTAGCTCCCACGCCGTCGATGCCTACGATATACCCTCACCCAGTCATCGCAACAGCCATCCCACCAGCAGCAGTCGACGCAGCCGGGACAAAGAGTATAGATACTCTTCAAGCCCCAAGTCAAAGTCGCCGATTGAAGCAACTCCAAGAACCCTACCCCGGCGAGATGCTGATCGGCgatcaagcttgatcttTGAAGAGACGGGCAAGGATCCCAGTGGCATGACTTACGATGAGTACCTACGAATGAATCAACGACCGATGAGAAATGCCGTTGTAGATGATGGTGGACATTATCGCACGACTTACTGA